From the Sebastes fasciatus isolate fSebFas1 chromosome 9, fSebFas1.pri, whole genome shotgun sequence genome, the window TAAAATGTATGAGGCTGAAAGACAaagatcagagaggagggacgggATTGGGATTTGATATGGATACTGGGAACAGAGGGTGAGGGGGTTGAAGGCACCAGGAAGGCAGGAAGtcactattaatgttcttaaGAGACACAGAGTAACAGTcatgatgttacacactcttgtacagtaggtggcggtatgcacctTAAAGTTGTTGCGATCCGCCAGGAaacggagagaagaagaagaagaaggagcagcagcGTTATCGTTAACGTGATGACAAGCAGCCGAGGAGGGTGATTTAAAGTAGAAACTGATGATTTCCGCCCTGAAACCTTCGgatagtaaaataataattataataaaagcgTTTGGATCGTCCTCAGAGAGGCTCTGGGTAGTTCTGGAGGAGCGGATCTGCTGTTCTGGGGATCGTTTCTGATCGGACTAAATGAggtaacacacaaacaacaaataagGAGGATGGGTTCATGGATGGGTTAGTGTGAGTGTTCTTTTAATACCTCCATGAGTGTTACAGGCTCACTTCACACTGGAGCTTCAATCTGTAAGTTAACAGAATTTAACAGACACTGTGCTGAACACACGACTGAACGTCAGGAGTTAGTCACCATAGCAACCTAACTGTCTTTATTCATCACCAGGGTAACTAACCGAGCTAACTGTCTTTATTCATCACCAGGGTAACTAACCGAGCTAACTGTCTTTATTCATCACCAGGGCTAGGCTAGGCTCGTCAAGTAGCTAGTTTTAACTGTTAACTAACTGCTCAAACTACCACCAGTGAGTAGGCCACCGTTGACTAGCTCCCCTATATCGGTATATCTCAATAAGTGAAGTTGACCTAATGTTAATTGACTCAGCTGAATATTAATTCAGTAAAATACATATAATCCACATGAATAATGAATTTAACATAAGAGTTAAGGAtgatttaattaataatataactaccaattaaataaataattttaaagagctgtttatttattatttaacaacaaaatatataGGTATTTACAATTGACCAATATATTTAAGTTGTTTATTGCTGCTATTGAATATGAACGACATGGATCAAAGATTTGTCTGTGTTTTAGTtgttaaaaattaatttatCTTCCATAATTATTTAGTATCTAGATTTCAGCTACAGTGGCCGTTAGCAGAAGGAGATAGCTCGGGGAAATGCTCGTTGCCATGTCAAACTATCGTCATGCAGGAAGTAGCAAAGTTTTCCAGCGGTTCATACCAGGCTCCAAATCCAACCCACCGATACCTATTCAGAATCTCAACAAAATACAACGGTGTCTAAAGACCGAAATGGTGAAATCAGCTGGCGCCGTGCTGGTGGGGCATCGAGGCCGCTTTGGCCGATGAGCATCGAGGCCACAGAGAGGCTAGAGAGAGGCCACAGAGAGGCCAGAGAGAGTATATCATATTTCATTCTGGAAAGATTGAGAAAAGGTGTTtgtattaattgtttttgaAGCAGTGATGAAGCTGTTTACAGCAGAGACTCTTTAAAGGAGCATTCCACTGAATatcaatctgtctctctctcttgttttcttgTCAGGATGAGTTCCTCGTcccacctctctcctcctccctctcctcactccgctcccctccccctctcctcctcctcctcctctctgactcgCTGTCCTGAACTCGACTTGTCAGTCACACTCGGCTCCGCCCACACACAcctgaagccccgcccactGAAGACGAGGCAGCAaaatgaccaatcacagctgaaGCCCAGCCCCCAAGGACAGATGGGAAGAAAGGGGAACATACAGGTGATGACATCATCCTGTAGTCcttgtgcgtgcgtgtgtgcgtgcgcgatGACATCATCCTGTGTGGTCTTCTGCAGGTGTGTCTTGAAGAGCCGGTGGTTGTCACGGTTACCgcggagcagagcagagacgCCCCTcctcagcagccaatcagaggtcaaaggagAAGCAGAGGATGTCGTCATGGTAACCAGAGTCTGACAGTTAACACTGAAGGCCTTATCTTACACATGGCGCAAAGTGGCGCACATCGCAGCGCAACttgtcattgctagtttcagagCGCCCACGTTGTCTCCGTAGCATTACTCTGAGGTGGTACCGTCCTGATCATGATGTGGTGGGGTTACTTCGGGGgggcatacatacatacatacatacatacatacatacatacatacatacatacatgtatcaGTCTGGGGCACAATCAGATCACACAGAGATCTATTAACAGATCTTATGCtctagcagtggtggaatgtaactaagtacattcagGCTACACAAGTACTAtgcttaagtacaattttgaggtacttgtactttacttgagtatttccattttatgtaactttatagcccacttctactccactaggCTACATCTCGGAGGGAAATATACTTTTAatttcaatacatttatttgacaatattCCCAATAGAGCTTATTGAATTTGAGCAACATGAATATAGTTTTGGAATGTTGGGGTACTTCACTTTCTAATTGAAATTGTTAAagcttaaaaaatgtatatacttgaaataagaaataaagttTTTGAAATTGCACAACTTGAAGTGAACTATTGAAAATTCCCAAGAAGTAAATTCAGACCACATGAATTCAGATCGgtggtttatttatatatataatatttcagTGCTATTTAACTTTCAACTTTATGAAATCGGTAATGAATAAATTTTACAATTTGGTATTCTGTTGCTTATAAGATTTTAGGCTACTGCATGTTATTTATAAACATATCTACATAATAATATAGACAgtttatgtgtttatgattCATCAGCAGCACATTGAACACAGTCAGCTCCTCCACTACAGTCTGagtcttctctctctgctttgttGAACATGgaataaaatgtgtttggtCCATGCAAAGTTTAAAACCACCTCCCAAAGCAGAACCATATCTGAgttttctttcattattttatctgcaaataatcaactaataatcAACTTTCCTCTACATGAAACTAACGCAGAGATTCTTCCAGGCTTTTGTTGTCTCCAGATTATTATATTCATTTCTactttctcctcctcagtcAGCCTGTCACAGTGGTCATTGATCAATACCATGATCAAtaaatctgtttttctctcctctgattGGTGGAGCCCCCAGACAGTGGGTGGAGCCCCCTGCTGCAGTATCCAATCAAGATCCAGGTTATCTGGAGAGGGCGGGGCTAAACACCACTCTGGCTCTGAAGGCGGAGCTTCAGTCACTGCAGGTTCACACTGTTTATCAGCatgctgtcaatcaatcaccACTGAGGTATTAACTGTGGTTCCCATGGTAACCTGTCTGTTGTCCTGCAGAGGGCGGAGTTTAACTCCCAGAAGGCCGTTCAGGAGATGCTACGGAGGTCCGAGAGGACCAAAAACCTAATCAACACCAGAGCTACTGAAGGTAACACGAGGGGGGGCTCTCATCGGCTTTATTTCATGTTAGCGAGGTATGTCCATCCTAATGTCACAAAGGTGGCTCTCTTTTAACCTGACTTTATCgtcatggtaacttatgctgcaCTAATGATAAGAAGCTCACAATGGTCAGGATTTTGGTGGCTTTTAGATAGAACTCACAAGCTGTGTTTACACAACGTTTACACAACGTTTACACAACCTTCGTCTCATTCTGCGAAATGATTTAAGTTTCTCTCTCAGCTCAGTAGGTCCGGATACATTTAGtatttgtctgtctctgtctctgtctctgtctgtgtctgcagaAGTGAACGTCTCTGAGCTCCAGTAGGTCCAGATACATTAgtatttgtctgtctctctctgtgtctgcagaAGTGAACGTCTCTCGCTCTCAGCATCTCTTCACCTCTCTGGTGTGTGTGGATGTTCTGGAGGATCAGCTAATCAGCCAGGTGCTGCAGCAGAGGCTCCTGCTGCCCCcctgtcaccatggcaacaaagTAGCAAATGGGCCATCCCTTCTCTTCTTCATGACCTCTGACCACCTCAGACAGAAGCCCCTCCCACCAGAGGAGGGGCCTGGAAACTACAAGTCCTTCCCATCGCCACGTCCCGCCTActcgacctttgacctctacaGAAGAGGGAGATGCTGAGAGGCCATGCcctgacacacacgcacacacagaggagagctctgattggctggctgtACTGATGCGTGCATTGGTCAGACTGAGCGATGccattgaataataataatctattttttaaataataaatataaactgaaTCTGTTTTATTGCTGTAAAGAGCTACGCTTTGTTTTTTCTAATAAAGTCTTCAAACACGCTCACTCTGACGAggtcatgatgatgatgctacAGGACGTCCAAACACAAGTGTTTGTTGCTACAGGACGTCCAATCAGAAGTGTTTGTTGCTACAGGATGTCCAATCAGAACATGAAGGTGTAACTCAGTTGAAGTGGACAAACAGAACATAatactgtgcatgtgtatgttcTGTGCaagtaccaagcaccgcccactagctggagcacagccaataggaacgctctctctgaaatgacctgtgattggtcaaagtctcccgtcactaggctagatgttctaaagcctgaaaacagccatgaggaggagcagaagtctagttatctctcagaacacttgaataatatgctgaaaggttatttttaggtaatttttgcccaatgatgccagaaacgtgttgcctactgaagctttcaGGTTGGTTATTAGAAGTTTTGGACCAGCTGAACCCCCTGAGCTGAAGCTGCATCTAGGCTGTGAAACAGTGAAGACATGACATCATTGAGCAGTTTTAGTCAGCATGCTGTTATCATTCAGTTGTAATTCTTGTTCTTTAGTGTATCAGGACACAGGGAGTGTTACAGCATTTTATACACTATTTAACCACATGAGATAAAATGTCCTTCTTTATTAAGGATAATAAAGAAGAAATACATCTAGAAATGAATCATTAATGATCAGTCATCCTCATATCACTATGTGAGTGCAGCATGCAGCAGGTGAACCCACCGTGGGACGACATGTCTCCCTGAAGGAGGACTCAGATACAGATGAGGGCGATGAGCAGCACATAGTTAAAGGAGGATGTCTGTGTCAAAGCTGTGCTGTCTTTGTGTTGCCATGGTTGCGTTGGTTGTTGTGTCCTCATAATATACTACATGTGTTCATGTATAGTTCTGGGGTGTGCGCGTGCTTTCGAGGAGTGAGTGCTGCTCGAGGTGAGCCGTTTTCAACTGCTCAAGTTTTTCTGATGCGGCACACTGAAACACTCGGAGACAGAGGAGTAGCAGCAGTACAGCGTGTACTGTAGATACAATATCCATTCTGTTACTAACATACACACTGTAACGAGGTGTTTACTGGACTGACTGGTGGGTGGTTGAAGTGTTGTACGTCTGTGACTCACCTCCAGCACTGAATCAGCTGATAGCAGGTCTCCAAAGTTAACGGGTCATCACATGTACATGCAGACCTGGGATCACTCTAGCTGACATGGTACCACTGCCACAGCCTCTTCTATGTCCTGGATCATACTACAAGGAAGCTCACAATCATTCTGTTTCATAGTTTTATCATAAGGGTATCTGAAGGTCTTGAAAAGTCTTACAAAACATGAAATGGTTTTCAATCATACGTTGGATGGTAAAACAGGTGGTATTAAAAagatctttaaagctgcagtagggaGAATTTGTTTGGCATCACtggaaaaaaattccataataacctttcagcatattgtaattcaagtgttctgagagagaactagacttctgatcctcctcatggctctgttttcaggctttagaacatctagcccgtgacgggagactttgaccaatcccaggtcatttcagagagagagagcgttcctattggctgttcttcAAATACAGATGCATGCGCACGTCCCTTCGGTGAAAGCCTGATTCAACGGCTGCAGGAAAAGTTGCTATTCCTATTGTTGGGGACGCAGATAGGAGCTGGTCTAGTTATTAGAAAATATTGAAGATAattatcaatattaataaaattattaatacattatcaatatatattaataataacagagCACAAAGTTATTTTGGTACATAAgctcaaaataattattaattatattgaataatatgatCTAATGTATATTTAATCATCCTCGGGGCACCACTCtttgaaacaaagagaaaatgatAGCAAATTAATGTAGTCTCATAGATAAGTCtcattaaatatactaaactatcaatttggaactttGATTAAGAATTAAATGAATAACTAGAACCAAAAATCACTATAtcaatagatagtaaaggttgaaggattgTGGGGTTCTTGACACAGCGGTTGGCATTACTCACTCTTGTACAAtattaaacagaccagcatgtataatccacaaacatttatttacaagataataaaaggtgtaaaacacaatattaatctgactaaattaaacaaaccaaacagtgtgtgagcatgtgtgtgtgtgtgtgtgtgtaagagagagagagagagagagagagagagagagagagagagagagagagagagagagagagagagagagagagagagagagagagagagagagagagagagagagagagagagagagagagagagagagagagagagagagagagagagagagagagacacacacaaggACAAGATGGCTATGTGTCTTATGTCTGCATGGCCTACAGACAATATGGCGAACattgtaaaactacaaagatggcttgTTCAAAGATGGCCACCAGGATGTCACCACACTCTttggctgcatcccaaagctcttatttttcatttcctcgctcctcgatcctcgcttgaaccggaagttgttctggtgctccatcttgaagaccgtcccaaagctcttacTTGTGCACCGAGGATCGGGGATCGAGGAGGGATCTCTGAGGAGCGATGAGCGTGGATACACGAGAGCATCCTtcccggaagtcttttaccgacggacacgcccccttattggatatcagttactgattggacgctgctgccgacaggactgatctgataactttacctctcaacatcactggagtttcataccggagtaaaaacagatcacagattaaacgttttatattttagttgtcttctgattcaccatctagttataatctgtgttaactgtaggtgtgaacagcagcagaaggacctgcagtatctctccttcacacaccgccagtgaagcagcctgataCTGAGAGTTATTAATCATACTATTAAAGTCATAGAGAGAaggagtctgtctgtcagcaacaaacaccttttacataatttatcctcatttccattcagtcacatgaggctgataattctataattgatatgagttacatcatttacattttccctttagcctaataaataatatccagtgttcaaaagacaCCATAGTTAGTCAGCCTTAGTCAGCAGGGGttgagaaggagaagaagcccaggggaaaaaaagacagaagggGGTCCTTTTGCTTTTTGTCCTGATACAATTTCACAAGTACGTGTGAATGAGTCATCATACTACAGTAGCCAATGGTTACTGAACTGAGGCCATGGGTCAAGGATCATGTGACTGAGTTCATGTGGTCTCTTGCCACCATCTTGACAGTGGGTCCCAACACTATTCATTGGCAATAAATGCATAAACTGCAACGCAACCTAAAACAGGAAGACCGATTCATCAAAAAGAAGAGTTTcagtgatggagagaaaatgttgattagtttagccttctgctcacGGCTGCCGCTGTGAGCTAGCCTCAGTTATGGTAGCTATGGCAGTAGCCATAGGGAAAGCATCAttttctatccatctatctaatAGTTTAGACTTCTTCGTGAACTCACTGCGACGGCTACGCTGAGCAGAAGGTTGAAcgattagcaacattttctctccatctctgaaacgcttcaccgatattgtagctcgctagagcctcaaATCAGTCTGTCATTTCAAAGGGCTTTAAAGGCCCATAAGGTGGCAAAGAAAACACGACGGTAACTCTCATAGAATTGCCGCTATATAACGACATCAGGGTCACAATGATGATCtggatgatgtttgaaatgaatgactagtactagtcattcatttcaaaccTCACCCAGAGGTTTGTGCCATAACCAGATCTAGAACTATGATGTCCGGGATCATAAAAAATGAGAAATGTTCCAAACATGACATTATGCTTCAGCTCATGTCGAGCTTTACTGTACATTTTCAGGCAAATATTgagaacaatgacaaacattaagtGTAAAGTTTTGAGACTCACAGAAAGTGCAGTTTTATTGAAAAGACGTTGATGAAAGACAAAAGTTGACTAAAGGTCTACAACAGTTATCACACACAAGTATTTACAGAATGATAATTCACAATGGGCATGAACATGTTGGTGTGTGGTTTAGGTCTTGTTGATGCTGGCAGCAGGCAGGGTGGATTTATCCAAGTCATCAAAGTACTGGTGAGTCATGGCCTCGCGGGCTGAGATCCTCTTGGGAGGATTGTAGATCAACATTTTCTACAGCAGAGAAACAAGACAGGGATGAGAAGGAGACCGTGTCACTCAGCAGGCTGGATGTGGAGGAACATTATAGTGGACAGGAATGGTTTCAGAAGACCACCATGTTAGTTCACATTAGGGCTGACCGATGAATCAGATTTTCATCGTCATCAAGATATGAACATGCACGATGAACACATCGCAAAAGACTGTCTGAAACGCTACGAATAATACAAATcattatatttacattacatttatacattatatcGGTGGAGACGAGTCAACTACTACGCTTGTTACTGTCAGTAAAACTTTGTACGTGTAAAGCCAAGATACGTTATTACATCTGTTCAACAAGCATGAACAcgatgaaacggttaaacatggaggaaagcaACGCTTCAATCTGATCTGTCTGCAGTCTCTCATCCTACGCCGCTATGTTTACACAAGCAGAGCGCGTTAGCTCGGCGGTTAACAGCGAACTGTAAACACGTGTTAGTTATTTAGTCgagttgtgaatgactttagtTCCTCTAGAAAGCAGTGTTTCAGTGTACGTGTCcggggagtttattgtgaagggaggaACGGAAGACGTGAAGCGGTGATGCGCtgcagactacggagcctctgcTGTCTCACAGTCGACAACAGATGCAAGAAAAGACAAGAATACTGGCAGACACATCACAAATAGGCCTCAACATCCATAAAGGGAAAAGTAAAGTCCTCAAGGTCAACACAACCAGCAAAGACTCTGACCCTGGATGGAACAGCACTTGAAGAAGTAGAAGCCTTTCCATACCTCGGCAGTGTCATCGATAAGCCAGACGTGGAGGACAACCAAGACCACGAtaacaaaagtacaaacattcataaacaactgcctgaggcgcatcttaaacatccactggccAGATAGCAACAATGATCTCTGGCAGAGAACAGGTCAGAGACCTGTGGAAGAAGAgatcaggagaaggagatggggatggattggccacacacagggcggctgtggctcagagggtagagcaggttgtccatcaatcggaaggtcggtggttcgatccccggctgctccgatccccggctgctccgggtcacatgaaacaaattgctcccggaggcatagccatcggtgtgtgaatgagtatttagattagatcctgatgggcaaagttggcaccttagtagcctctgccatcagtgtatgaatgggtgaatactgacatgtagtgtaaagcgctttgagtggtcggaagactagaaaagcgctatataagtccaagtccatttaccaagtccatttacacactaaagtatattttatatttcactgGGTCTTTAAGATATAGATAATTACAATCTAACTCAGAATATTAGTCCTAGAAGGAAGAGGTGAGTTGTTAAAGGGTTCAGCCCTAGTCCTTACCGCCAGCAGGTCCAGGCCATTTTTATCCAGGTTCTTCACCATGGaggacaggttgccagacttCCATTTAGGGAAGGTGTTCTTGTAGTCAGGTAGGCTCTCTACATCAGGCCACACTTCATTGTTCGGGGTTCCCAAAGTCCTGGAAAGAACAGAAACAGTCAGAATGATTCAAAGAGGGAACAGTAGGGAATGAACTGCCCCAGTAGACCAAGACCCTCAGGAAGTAAACCTGAGGAACAAGGGATTAAAAGGGAGACCCTCAGGAAATAAATCTGAGGAACCAGGGATTAAAGGGAGAGACCCTCAGGATCTAAACCTGTGAGGAACCAGGGATTAAAGGGAGACACCCTCAGAATCTAAACCTGTGAGGAACCAGGGATTATAGGGAGACACCCTCAGGATCTAAACCTGTGAGGAACCTGGGATTAAAGGGAGACACCCTCAAGAAGTAAACCTGTGAGGAACAAGGGATTAAAGGGAGACACCCTAAAGAAGTAAACCTGTGAGGAACCATGGATTAAAGGGAGACACCCTCAAGAAGTAAACCTGTGAGGAACCAGGGATTAAAGGGAGAAACCCTCAGGAAGTAAACCTGTGAGGAACCAGGGATTAAAGGGAGAAACCCTCAAGAAGTAAACCTTTGAAGAACCAGGGATTAAAGGGAGACACCCTCAAGAAGTAAACCTGTGAGGAACCAGGGATTAAAGGGAGACACCCTCAGGATCTAAACCTGTGAGGAACCAGGGATTAAAGGGAGACACCCTCAGGATCTAAACCTGTGAGGAACCAGGGATTAAAGGGAGACACCCTCAGGATCTAAACCTGTGAGGAACCAGGGATTAAAGGGAGACACCCTCAGGATCTAAACCTGTGAGGAACCAGGGATTAAAGGCAGTTAAACCCTGTTTAAACCGCAAGAATTTCCCCCGGAACTAGGATCCTTTTGAGGAACCGCAGGGATCAAGGTCTGAATTAAGttttggggacattttttcGGGCCTTTTTACTCCACAAAATAGCCGTGGTCGGGGGgttagtactttctgaaagtacaagAATTTTTGAGGTGGAGTTTGCCGGGATGAccgtcaaacacacacacactgcgccgctgcttcaactgtaccaCTTCAGTCACGAAAAACAAAGAAGTACTCTATCgattaggaccattttaggacgagagaacatttctctttgtttgtctCTGCTATCGGCTTCCCGACTCATTTAATAAAGACAGCGAGAGGGTCATCGGTAGAAGAGATATAGAGCAGGCTGCGTAGCGCGGcgtaaaaacatattttctgatCGTTTCACTGCGttaacgttctaaagcacaaataaataaataaccatcaaacactcaacagatgttTTACTGTGGAGATGGACGCTCTTAGTTTactttcattcattacatccaacgtgcagcagtaaatgttatcgcagtgagacaaaacattTACATCATGGTCTTTTAGAGGAAACGGGCGACACGCTGAACGTCAGGCTGCAGAGTGAGTTGACCGCtgcgaccaccagcagccctcgtctcatgtcatgttgctttttattAT encodes:
- the ppp1r35 gene encoding protein phosphatase 1 regulatory subunit 35 isoform X4, encoding MSSSSHLSPPPSPHSAPLPLSSSSSSLTRCPELDLSVTLGSAHTHLKPRPLKTRQQNDQSQLKPSPQGQMGRKGNIQVCLEEPVVVTVTAEQSRDAPPQQPIRGQRRSRGCRHGGAPRQWVEPPAAVSNQDPGYLERAGLNTTLALKAELQSLQRAEFNSQKAVQEMLRRSERTKNLINTRATEEVNVSRSQHLFTSLVCVDVLEDQLISQVLQQRLLLPPCHHGNKVANGPSLLFFMTSDHLRQKPLPPEEGPGNYKSFPSPRPAYSTFDLYRRGRC
- the ppp1r35 gene encoding protein phosphatase 1 regulatory subunit 35 isoform X3, yielding MDGMSSSSHLSPPPSPHSAPLPLSSSSSSLTRCPELDLSVTLGSAHTHLKPRPLKTRQQNDQSQLKPSPQGQMGRKGNIQVCLEEPVVVTVTAEQSRDAPPQQPIRGQRRSRGCRHAPRQWVEPPAAVSNQDPGYLERAGLNTTLALKAELQSLQRAEFNSQKAVQEMLRRSERTKNLINTRATEEVNVSRSQHLFTSLVCVDVLEDQLISQVLQQRLLLPPCHHGNKVANGPSLLFFMTSDHLRQKPLPPEEGPGNYKSFPSPRPAYSTFDLYRRGRC
- the ppp1r35 gene encoding protein phosphatase 1 regulatory subunit 35 isoform X1, which gives rise to MDGMSSSSHLSPPPSPHSAPLPLSSSSSSLTRCPELDLSVTLGSAHTHLKPRPLKTRQQNDQSQLKPSPQGQMGRKGNIQVCLEEPVVVTVTAEQSRDAPPQQPIRGQRRSRGCRHGGAPRQWVEPPAAVSNQDPGYLERAGLNTTLALKAELQSLQRAEFNSQKAVQEMLRRSERTKNLINTRATEEVNVSRSQHLFTSLVCVDVLEDQLISQVLQQRLLLPPCHHGNKVANGPSLLFFMTSDHLRQKPLPPEEGPGNYKSFPSPRPAYSTFDLYRRGRC
- the ppp1r35 gene encoding protein phosphatase 1 regulatory subunit 35 isoform X2, producing the protein MRMSSSSHLSPPPSPHSAPLPLSSSSSSLTRCPELDLSVTLGSAHTHLKPRPLKTRQQNDQSQLKPSPQGQMGRKGNIQVCLEEPVVVTVTAEQSRDAPPQQPIRGQRRSRGCRHGGAPRQWVEPPAAVSNQDPGYLERAGLNTTLALKAELQSLQRAEFNSQKAVQEMLRRSERTKNLINTRATEEVNVSRSQHLFTSLVCVDVLEDQLISQVLQQRLLLPPCHHGNKVANGPSLLFFMTSDHLRQKPLPPEEGPGNYKSFPSPRPAYSTFDLYRRGRC